One genomic region from Portunus trituberculatus isolate SZX2019 chromosome 3, ASM1759143v1, whole genome shotgun sequence encodes:
- the LOC123509283 gene encoding uncharacterized protein LOC123509283, protein MAAQVTLNDLLAAHGGINDVIRQFHPQLTGGEEEEEEEGRGVKNEEVEDKVAGFLEALTALQGAREDLTLVVENANTAALTQASVALTDPQIVGRRVAWCVEAEQHMRSIVENKDLLIYHLQQPLITTFLTMHHQHHRSLVSLLGSLCALMTSLESHTDLLHRHANHSPLITTNNMITSLTKVVATQRDLLRDIKALQTLVTSVLLEEVA, encoded by the exons atggcggcccAGGTGACCCTCAATGACCTGCTGGCGGCCCACGGGGGTATTAATGACGTTATCAGACAGTTCCACCCGCAGCTGAccggaggagaagaggaggaggaggaggaaggcaggggtGTCAAGAATGAGGAG GTTGAGGACAAGGTGGCTGGTTTCCTGGAGGCTTTGACGGCACTGCAGGGGGCGAGGGAGGACCTGACACTGGTGGTAGAGAATGCCAACACAGCTGCACTCACACAGGCATCCGTGGCACTCACTGACCCACAAATCGTTG gccgGCGTGTGGCGTGGTGCGTGGAGGCGGAGCAGCACATGAGAAGCATTGTGGAGAACAAGGATCTTCTGATCTACCACCTGCAGCAGCCTCTCATCACCACCTTCCTCACcatgcaccaccaacaccacag GTCCCTGGTGAGTCTTCTTGGGTCGCTGTGTGCCTTGATGACCTCCCTGGAGAGCCACACTGACCTGCTCCACCGCCACGCCAACCACTCACCCCTCATCACCACT AACAACATGATCACCAGCCTCACCAAGGTAGTGGCAACTCAGCGGGACCTTCTCAGAGACATCAAGGCCCTGCAGACACTGGTTACCTCTGTGCTGCTGGAGGAGGTGGCATAG